A window of the Isosphaera pallida ATCC 43644 genome harbors these coding sequences:
- the rpoN gene encoding RNA polymerase factor sigma-54: MRLDTSMRPDVTLRQTLMPRMIQSMEILQLPSLALQERIDRELIENPLLVDLRESGETAASTGESDGDEPSELRKIDPEVDSPTATANLEPTPPTTDEFDFATEFPEFADLEPWERESKSRATLAEESDRKLEAMQNMASRPPSLVDDLSLQLGYLDLEPTLRRACDYIIANLDDHGFFRLPLEDVVRDVPGLDLEMAREALRVVQKLDPPGIAARDLKECLLLQITPETRHADLVATLIRHHLDDIGHNRLPIIERKTGAPLERIKEAIEQLRKFNPRPASGFTSGDQAYIVPDLIVEQNEQGRWVVRLDDSQTPRLGISPRYQSMLKNKQADAVTREYIKYKIDSARWLIDSIEQRKATLLKVAQAIIDYQTPFLNHGPEHIQPLKMQQIADQVGVHVTTVSRAVDDKWIQTPRGLLPLKRFFGGGTRTSSGEEVAYDQLRLRLQEMIAQEDKRKPLSDEEIVKAFEKEGITLARRTVTKYRETLGIPSSRQRRVY; this comes from the coding sequence GGGAACTGATCGAAAACCCGTTGCTCGTCGATCTCCGCGAGAGCGGCGAGACCGCCGCCTCGACCGGCGAGTCCGACGGCGACGAACCGAGCGAACTTCGGAAAATCGACCCCGAAGTGGACTCCCCCACCGCGACGGCCAACCTCGAACCCACCCCCCCAACCACCGACGAGTTCGACTTCGCCACCGAGTTTCCCGAGTTCGCCGACCTGGAACCCTGGGAACGCGAGAGCAAAAGCCGCGCGACCCTCGCGGAGGAATCCGACCGCAAACTCGAGGCGATGCAAAACATGGCCTCTCGTCCCCCCTCGCTGGTGGACGACTTGAGCCTGCAACTAGGCTACCTCGACCTCGAACCGACCCTTCGTCGCGCTTGCGACTACATCATTGCCAACCTAGACGATCATGGGTTTTTCCGACTCCCCCTGGAGGATGTGGTCCGCGACGTGCCCGGCCTCGACCTCGAAATGGCCCGCGAGGCGCTGAGGGTGGTCCAGAAACTCGACCCGCCCGGCATCGCCGCCCGCGACCTCAAAGAATGCCTCCTGCTCCAGATCACTCCCGAGACCCGCCACGCCGACCTCGTGGCTACCCTGATTCGCCACCACCTCGACGACATCGGCCATAATCGCCTGCCGATCATCGAACGCAAAACCGGTGCGCCTCTAGAACGAATCAAGGAGGCGATCGAACAACTCCGCAAGTTCAACCCCCGCCCCGCTTCCGGCTTTACCTCTGGCGACCAGGCCTACATCGTTCCTGACCTGATCGTGGAACAAAACGAACAAGGTCGGTGGGTGGTGCGCCTGGACGATTCCCAAACGCCCCGTTTGGGAATCTCCCCACGATATCAGAGCATGCTCAAAAACAAGCAAGCCGATGCGGTCACACGCGAATATATCAAATACAAAATTGACTCGGCCCGGTGGCTGATCGATTCGATCGAGCAGCGCAAGGCCACCCTACTCAAGGTGGCTCAGGCGATCATCGACTATCAGACGCCCTTCCTCAACCACGGTCCCGAACACATTCAACCGCTCAAGATGCAGCAAATCGCCGATCAGGTTGGGGTTCACGTTACCACGGTCAGCCGTGCGGTGGATGACAAGTGGATTCAAACCCCCCGTGGTTTGCTGCCGCTCAAGCGTTTCTTCGGCGGAGGCACCCGCACCTCCAGCGGCGAGGAGGTCGCTTACGACCAATTGCGCCTGCGTCTTCAGGAGATGATCGCCCAGGAGGACAAGCGCAAACCCCTCTCTGACGAGGAGATCGTCAAGGCCTTTGAGAAGGAGGGGATCACTTTGGCGCGCCGAACCGTCACCAAGTACCGCGAGACCCTGGGCATTCCCTCCAGTCGCCAGCGGCGCGTTTACTGA
- the trmD gene encoding tRNA (guanosine(37)-N1)-methyltransferase TrmD, with the protein MRFDVLTLFPNLFEGFLSESILKRALERNLIAVHRHDLRTWASNKHHQVDDRPFGGGPGMVLMAPPVVEAVEAVQALTAPPGLVLAMTPSGRRLDQEWVRRLATQPRLILLCGRYEGFDERIIELLQPKLVSIGDYVLSGGEVPAMVVIDAVSRLIPGVLGDDQSAAEDSFGPEGLLDHPHYTRPRLYRGLSVPEVLTSGNHAEIARWRREQALQRTRQRFREAVLPTIPNAPYGSAPPATE; encoded by the coding sequence ATCCGGTTTGATGTGCTGACCCTGTTTCCTAACCTTTTCGAGGGGTTTCTCTCTGAAAGTATCCTCAAGCGGGCGTTGGAGCGCAATTTGATCGCGGTTCATCGTCATGATCTGCGGACCTGGGCCTCGAATAAGCATCATCAAGTGGACGACCGCCCCTTCGGCGGCGGCCCTGGGATGGTTTTGATGGCTCCGCCGGTCGTCGAGGCCGTGGAAGCAGTTCAAGCCTTGACCGCCCCTCCCGGACTTGTGTTGGCGATGACCCCCTCGGGGCGTCGGCTCGACCAGGAGTGGGTGCGTCGCCTAGCGACTCAGCCCCGCTTGATCCTGCTGTGTGGACGCTACGAAGGCTTCGACGAGCGGATCATAGAGTTGCTGCAACCTAAGCTGGTTTCGATCGGCGACTACGTCCTCTCCGGCGGCGAAGTTCCCGCGATGGTGGTCATCGACGCCGTGTCCCGTCTGATCCCCGGAGTTCTCGGGGACGACCAATCGGCTGCGGAGGATTCATTCGGACCCGAAGGACTGCTGGATCATCCCCACTACACCCGCCCGCGGCTCTATCGCGGTCTGAGTGTGCCCGAGGTCTTGACGAGCGGCAACCACGCCGAAATCGCTCGCTGGCGTCGTGAGCAGGCTCTCCAACGCACCCGCCAACGTTTCCGGGAGGCTGTCCTCCCAACCATCCCGAATGCCCCCTATGGTTCGGCTCCCCCCGCGACCGAGTGA
- the rpsP gene encoding 30S ribosomal protein S16: MVKIRMKSMGRLHRPFYRICAMDAKAPRDGRAIEELGYYDPMVRNKDARTVLHVNRVRYWLSVGAQPTEKVAVLLKKYGVTKPAPGEPIELTPEQIAALPFGGASPDARAAVAGSTPVVASATPTTSS; encoded by the coding sequence GTGGTCAAGATTCGGATGAAGTCGATGGGTCGGTTGCATCGACCGTTTTATCGTATCTGCGCGATGGACGCTAAGGCTCCCCGCGATGGACGAGCGATCGAGGAGCTGGGCTACTACGACCCAATGGTACGCAACAAGGATGCCCGCACGGTGTTGCACGTCAACCGCGTGCGTTACTGGCTGTCAGTCGGCGCGCAGCCGACCGAAAAGGTGGCGGTGCTGCTCAAAAAGTACGGGGTGACCAAACCGGCTCCCGGGGAACCGATTGAGTTGACCCCCGAACAGATTGCCGCCTTGCCCTTCGGCGGCGCGTCGCCGGACGCTCGCGCGGCGGTTGCTGGCAGTACCCCCGTGGTGGCGTCGGCGACCCCCACGACCTCAAGTTGA
- a CDS encoding thymidine phosphorylase: MLHSSPTSAPQYRAVDLIRRKRDGQPLEPDEIAWMVRAHETGAATDYHWAAMLMAILWRGMNPTETAALTRAMIDSGSVLTWDDLDAPPIDKHSTGGVGDKTSLILGPIAAACGVPVPMVSGRGLGHTGGTLDKLEAIPGVRVALSTEEFRRLVRRHRLALIGQTDEIAPADRWMYALRDATATVESIPLITASILSKKFAEGIDGLVLDVKTGDGAFMATLEDSRALAESLIVSGRALGKRVVALVTRMDQPLGRQVGNAHEVAEAIACLKGDGPNDLTDLSLELAAEMICLGGVEPNLDSARRRAQGALEDGSALEVFRRVIADQGGDPRVIDQPEAILPRPRGHVLIAADPSTLPATGGFVAAIACRRLALAIMRLGAGRALTTDRIDHAVGLELFKKVGDPVAPGEPLARLDHTLEPNDPRLVHAHRELTACWSFAPLPIPNPPSLIVTRLANPNE; the protein is encoded by the coding sequence ATGCTCCATTCATCGCCCACTTCCGCACCCCAATACCGCGCGGTCGATCTCATCCGCCGCAAACGCGACGGTCAACCGCTTGAACCCGACGAAATCGCCTGGATGGTCCGCGCCCACGAAACCGGCGCGGCCACCGATTATCACTGGGCCGCCATGCTGATGGCGATCCTCTGGCGCGGGATGAACCCCACCGAAACCGCTGCCTTAACCCGCGCCATGATTGACTCGGGTTCGGTCCTGACCTGGGACGACCTCGACGCGCCGCCGATCGACAAGCACAGCACCGGCGGCGTGGGTGACAAGACCTCCTTGATTCTGGGACCGATTGCGGCCGCCTGCGGCGTACCGGTGCCGATGGTCTCGGGACGCGGATTAGGACACACCGGCGGCACCCTCGACAAGCTCGAAGCGATCCCCGGGGTTCGCGTCGCTCTCTCGACCGAGGAGTTCCGCCGCCTGGTCCGGCGACATCGTTTGGCCCTGATCGGCCAGACCGACGAGATCGCCCCTGCCGACCGCTGGATGTACGCCCTGCGCGACGCTACCGCCACCGTCGAGTCGATCCCGCTCATCACCGCCTCCATCCTCTCCAAGAAGTTCGCCGAGGGGATCGACGGCTTAGTGTTGGACGTGAAAACCGGTGACGGTGCATTCATGGCCACCTTGGAGGACTCCCGGGCGTTGGCCGAGTCGCTGATCGTCTCGGGACGTGCCCTGGGCAAGCGGGTCGTCGCCCTGGTAACCCGGATGGATCAACCGTTGGGCCGTCAGGTGGGCAACGCCCACGAGGTCGCCGAGGCGATCGCCTGCCTCAAGGGAGACGGCCCCAACGACCTGACCGATCTCTCGCTTGAACTGGCCGCCGAGATGATCTGTCTAGGAGGCGTCGAACCGAATCTCGACTCAGCCCGCCGCCGCGCCCAAGGCGCTTTAGAGGACGGCTCGGCCCTGGAGGTCTTTCGACGGGTCATCGCCGATCAAGGCGGCGATCCCCGAGTGATCGATCAACCCGAAGCAATCCTGCCTCGGCCGCGAGGCCACGTCCTCATCGCCGCTGACCCCTCGACGCTTCCCGCCACGGGTGGCTTCGTCGCAGCCATCGCCTGCCGTCGCCTGGCCCTGGCGATCATGCGGTTGGGAGCCGGGCGCGCCTTGACCACCGATCGCATCGACCATGCGGTGGGTCTTGAACTCTTCAAAAAAGTGGGCGATCCCGTCGCCCCCGGCGAACCGTTGGCCCGACTCGACCACACCCTCGAACCAAACGATCCCCGGTTGGTTCACGCACACCGCGAACTAACCGCCTGCTGGAGCTTCGCGCCCCTCCCCATCCCCAACCCCCCTTCCTTGATCGTCACTCGACTGGCCAACCCCAACGAATGA
- a CDS encoding SPFH domain-containing protein, which produces MPYLLTGFAIAGLIILFAGVFTVSQQEAKIIQRFGKFHKVAMPGLNFKVPIIDTIAGKVNLRVQQLDVPVETKTHDNVFVRVTVSVQYAVEQTKIDQAFYSLSDVHSQMSAYVFDVVRARVPTLNLDDTFEKKDDIAGAIKTELTDEMNNFGFRIIRTLVTDIDPDHKVKEAMNEINAAQRFRVAATEKGEAERILKVKLAMAEAESKALQGKGIADQRKAIVEGLRESVDEFQRSIPGATPQDVMNLVLMTQYFDTLKEIGASSATNTILIPHSPGNLTDLSAQLRNAMIVADQVGHPQPHQGHERYHHHA; this is translated from the coding sequence ATGCCATACCTTCTCACCGGGTTCGCCATCGCCGGCCTGATCATCCTGTTCGCAGGGGTGTTCACGGTCAGCCAACAAGAAGCCAAGATCATTCAACGCTTTGGCAAGTTTCACAAGGTCGCCATGCCCGGCCTCAACTTCAAGGTGCCAATAATCGACACCATCGCCGGTAAGGTCAATCTCCGCGTTCAACAACTTGACGTACCAGTGGAAACCAAGACCCACGACAACGTTTTCGTGCGCGTGACCGTCTCAGTACAATACGCCGTCGAACAAACCAAAATTGATCAAGCATTTTACTCCCTCTCCGATGTGCATAGCCAAATGTCCGCCTATGTATTCGACGTGGTCCGCGCCCGCGTCCCAACCCTCAACCTCGACGACACCTTCGAGAAGAAAGACGACATCGCCGGCGCCATCAAAACCGAACTCACCGACGAGATGAACAACTTCGGCTTCCGCATCATCCGCACTCTGGTCACCGACATCGACCCCGACCACAAGGTCAAGGAGGCGATGAACGAGATCAACGCCGCCCAACGCTTCCGGGTCGCCGCCACCGAGAAGGGCGAGGCCGAACGCATCCTCAAAGTCAAGTTGGCGATGGCCGAGGCCGAAAGCAAAGCGCTCCAGGGCAAAGGCATCGCCGATCAACGCAAGGCGATCGTCGAAGGTCTCCGCGAGTCGGTCGACGAGTTCCAACGCTCCATCCCCGGCGCGACTCCCCAGGATGTCATGAACCTTGTGCTGATGACCCAGTACTTCGACACCCTCAAGGAAATTGGTGCCTCCTCCGCCACCAACACCATTCTGATTCCCCACTCCCCCGGCAACCTGACCGACCTCTCTGCCCAACTGCGCAACGCCATGATCGTCGCCGACCAGGTCGGCCACCCCCAACCCCACCAGGGACACGAACGATACCATCACCATGCCTGA
- a CDS encoding tyrosine recombinase XerC: protein MVEFVTSLERNREVSEHTLRAYQEDLGLFSRYLAESQPGCASSDREPIDPRLADARRLRGYSSWLSRQGYAPGTIARRLASLRTFYRHLRKHGHLEGDPTAAMRNPKPARRLPRPLRLDQIERLLEAVPTDQSLGVRDRAILELLYGGGLRVGELVALDLEDLDLERNVVRVRGKGRRERLTPIGKQAAEWVRRWLTHRRPDHGGEHALFLNRYGRRLTARSVDRLFETHARGLGLDADATPHSLRHSFATHLLDRGADLRSVQELLGHRRLTTTQIYTQVTRERLLETYRKAHPRA, encoded by the coding sequence ATCGTCGAGTTCGTGACCAGCTTGGAGCGTAACCGCGAGGTCTCCGAACACACCTTGCGGGCGTATCAAGAAGACTTGGGACTTTTCAGCCGGTACCTGGCTGAAAGTCAACCGGGCTGCGCCTCGTCCGATCGGGAGCCGATCGACCCCCGGTTGGCCGACGCCCGGCGTCTGCGGGGTTATTCCTCATGGCTGAGCCGTCAGGGGTACGCGCCCGGCACGATCGCCCGCCGTCTGGCCAGTTTGCGGACCTTCTACCGCCATCTGCGCAAACACGGTCATCTCGAAGGCGACCCCACCGCCGCGATGCGTAACCCCAAACCCGCCCGGCGTCTGCCCCGCCCCCTGCGCCTCGACCAAATCGAACGACTGCTGGAGGCAGTTCCAACCGACCAAAGCCTGGGCGTCCGCGACCGCGCGATTTTGGAGCTCCTTTACGGAGGCGGGTTGCGGGTGGGAGAACTCGTGGCGCTTGACCTGGAGGATCTCGATTTGGAGCGGAACGTCGTGCGCGTCCGAGGCAAGGGCCGACGCGAGCGTTTGACTCCCATCGGAAAACAAGCGGCCGAGTGGGTCCGGCGGTGGTTGACTCATCGCCGTCCCGACCACGGCGGCGAACACGCTCTCTTCCTCAACCGCTATGGCCGTCGCCTGACCGCGCGGAGCGTCGATCGCCTCTTCGAGACCCACGCGCGGGGTCTGGGTCTGGACGCCGACGCCACCCCCCATTCATTGAGACACAGTTTCGCCACCCACCTGCTGGACCGGGGAGCCGACCTCCGAAGCGTTCAAGAGTTGTTAGGGCACCGTCGTCTGACTACCACTCAGATTTACACCCAAGTGACCCGCGAACGCCTGCTGGAGACGTACCGCAAAGCCCACCCCAGAGCCTGA
- a CDS encoding sigma-54-dependent transcriptional regulator: MNQARLLVVHTDQHRFDLLESMLQSLGHRIDSAENDRAAVKILEKMTPDLILAGADPTDPEALELLAYVRRKYARVPILMVFTDEHRDRMSEARRMGAAGTLRYPCPAHDLRAAVLQALPPHYCSTAPTSGLNGTAAVINPVGAHAFDPKATTRSAPSSLASQPFWNGRISNLPGPMTNPLNSIHFVGDDLRIRQALDLVHSSATARLPMLIVGETGVGKSLLARLAHQISPRREGVFLEIPTPPHDDRLEHSVFGDADPNDSAPAPDSDLDPLPPPTTALGRLMRVQRGTLVIDELANLTASFQSRLLRFLDEGCLARGRSDGSSSRAGVDLRLIVTTRHDPERLRDEGWLRPDLFYRLAPLRIDLPPLRERLGDLERLAEFFRELACLEQSKPVLGFTSEALEHLRGHSWPGNLAELKSVVERGVILARGHRLGPQQLVWSSSLHHAAVGSPPHVNAAQPASTQAIIPLKEALEEPEKRIILQALQRLNWNRQETARRLDINRTTLYKKMKKYGLYDESHAQTLVP; this comes from the coding sequence ATGAACCAGGCACGTCTCTTGGTGGTTCACACCGACCAACATCGTTTCGACCTGCTGGAGTCGATGCTGCAATCGCTGGGGCATCGGATCGACTCGGCGGAGAACGACCGGGCGGCTGTCAAGATCCTGGAGAAGATGACGCCCGACTTAATCCTCGCCGGAGCCGACCCGACCGACCCTGAGGCGCTGGAACTGCTGGCGTATGTGAGGCGAAAATACGCCCGCGTCCCCATCCTCATGGTGTTTACTGATGAGCATCGCGATCGCATGAGCGAAGCGCGACGCATGGGAGCGGCCGGAACCTTGCGTTACCCGTGCCCGGCCCACGATCTACGAGCCGCAGTGCTTCAAGCCCTGCCGCCCCACTATTGCTCAACCGCCCCGACGTCTGGGTTGAACGGGACCGCCGCGGTGATCAACCCCGTCGGCGCGCACGCCTTCGATCCCAAAGCGACCACCCGCAGCGCGCCGTCTTCGCTTGCGTCTCAGCCCTTCTGGAACGGGCGGATTAGCAACCTCCCCGGCCCCATGACCAACCCGTTGAACAGCATCCATTTTGTGGGTGACGATCTTCGCATCCGTCAAGCGCTTGATTTAGTTCATTCAAGCGCGACAGCTCGGTTGCCCATGTTGATTGTGGGCGAAACCGGCGTGGGCAAGAGCCTTCTGGCGCGACTGGCGCACCAGATCAGCCCAAGACGTGAAGGGGTTTTTCTGGAAATCCCGACTCCGCCCCACGACGACCGCTTAGAACACTCGGTTTTCGGCGACGCCGATCCCAACGACTCCGCCCCCGCGCCCGATTCGGACCTCGACCCACTTCCTCCCCCAACCACCGCGCTTGGTCGTCTCATGCGGGTCCAGCGGGGCACCCTGGTCATCGACGAGCTGGCCAACCTCACCGCGTCGTTTCAAAGCCGTTTGTTGCGATTCCTCGACGAGGGATGCCTAGCCCGCGGGCGGTCCGACGGGTCGTCGTCCCGAGCTGGCGTGGACCTTCGCTTGATCGTGACCACCCGCCACGATCCCGAACGGTTGCGCGACGAGGGATGGCTGCGACCCGACCTGTTCTATCGCCTGGCCCCTCTGAGAATCGACCTGCCTCCGCTGCGGGAGCGTCTGGGCGACTTGGAACGGCTGGCCGAGTTCTTCCGCGAACTGGCCTGCCTCGAACAGAGCAAGCCCGTTCTCGGCTTCACCTCCGAAGCCCTTGAACACCTTCGCGGACACTCTTGGCCCGGCAACCTCGCCGAACTCAAAAGCGTCGTCGAGCGCGGCGTGATCCTGGCGCGGGGACACCGGCTTGGTCCTCAGCAACTCGTCTGGTCTAGTTCGCTCCACCACGCCGCGGTTGGATCCCCCCCCCATGTCAACGCCGCTCAACCAGCATCAACCCAGGCAATCATCCCCCTCAAGGAAGCTCTCGAGGAACCTGAAAAAAGGATCATCCTCCAAGCCTTGCAACGCCTCAACTGGAACCGACAAGAAACCGCCCGACGTCTCGACATCAATCGAACCACGCTTTATAAGAAGATGAAAAAGTACGGACTCTATGACGAATCCCACGCCCAGACCCTGGTTCCGTGA
- a CDS encoding M16 family metallopeptidase — protein MSGPEDSSSLVSGSESLASWFAGFLKPPRRRVLANGLEVILAPRDETPMVAVNLWYRVGSKDDPPHRRGLAHLVEHLMFTGSQHYPSDFVGPLQRLGARVNASTAPDRTNYVVDLPPDHLDVALAMEADRMANLVPALTPEKLAVQQGVIRNEADQDYTNKPYGRVWSLLAETLFPPGHPYSWTPIGVIEEVEAVELNECVGFLRRHYTPANACLCVAGAFDPDRAWERIEHWFEAIDGGARWDRPAPAPPRLEADRWIRLHDRVEVDRLYEMWPSCAMDDPDDPTLELLAETLCGGRGSRLHRALVIESELATEVSCSQWGRLLAGSFAVVVGLRPGRSAQAVREILERELRAVACHGVTPEELNAAHLRKRVAAITALERVGGFGGLADQLNAAQVFRGDPLAWLSPLEAMATRTPQDLAAAAQRWLADRPRVQLDVTGRSNRRFVTMPNPVAVVSPPVSSPPRPPRPLAFTLSDGATLWVFPRRETPLVTIRTSFRAGASSHPPSLGGLARLTAACLTLGTQRRDPDTFAAAFESLGATVSAWAGWDGTHLGFSGLADYLDEGLDLLSDLLSAPSWPLREFSRVHAQTMTALKAAADSPDAVAHRHWLRLIYEVDHPYRVPLQGVEATVANLTRDDLRAFHQLRHRSSAAVWIVVGRLDPEWVRDRLDAWLVARPPGGEVPTPEVGDAVACPKSQLARTPWKSERPGRLVVVDRPGASQAVVKLGHPAPPRRHPDIWGLTVLNLILGGQFVSRLNTRLREEKGLTYSIESHFDHRREGGLFGITAALQADRLAEALGEIRRELIDLTSDRPPTTREAAEARAALIGQLPQRFETAAGLTSEFSSLFLHEQPLDEFDQLHDHVADLTADRLAELAQRWIDPQRLAVVVVADLNAIRNQLRALDGVDPVVLTQDDPTLI, from the coding sequence ATGAGTGGGCCGGAGGATTCCAGCTCGTTGGTTTCCGGTTCGGAATCGTTGGCGTCCTGGTTCGCTGGGTTTCTCAAACCGCCCCGGCGTCGGGTTCTGGCCAATGGGCTGGAGGTGATCCTGGCCCCTCGGGATGAAACGCCGATGGTCGCCGTCAACCTTTGGTATCGGGTCGGTTCCAAAGATGATCCGCCTCACCGCCGCGGCCTAGCCCATCTGGTCGAGCATCTGATGTTCACCGGGTCGCAGCATTATCCCAGCGACTTCGTGGGACCGTTGCAACGCCTCGGCGCGCGGGTCAATGCCTCGACCGCTCCCGATCGCACCAACTACGTCGTCGATCTGCCGCCGGACCATCTCGATGTCGCCCTGGCGATGGAGGCGGACCGGATGGCCAACCTCGTTCCAGCCCTCACGCCCGAGAAGCTGGCGGTTCAACAGGGGGTCATTCGCAACGAGGCCGACCAGGATTACACCAACAAACCCTACGGACGGGTCTGGAGCCTGCTGGCCGAAACCCTCTTTCCGCCCGGTCACCCCTATTCCTGGACGCCTATCGGCGTAATCGAGGAGGTCGAGGCGGTCGAACTCAACGAATGCGTGGGCTTCCTGCGTCGTCATTACACCCCGGCCAACGCCTGCCTGTGCGTCGCCGGTGCGTTCGATCCCGACCGCGCTTGGGAGCGGATCGAACACTGGTTTGAGGCGATCGACGGCGGGGCGCGTTGGGATCGTCCGGCCCCTGCGCCGCCGCGTTTGGAGGCGGATCGTTGGATTCGCTTGCATGATCGGGTCGAGGTCGATCGGCTCTACGAGATGTGGCCCAGCTGCGCGATGGACGATCCCGACGACCCGACTTTGGAGTTACTGGCTGAGACGCTTTGTGGTGGTCGCGGGTCGCGGTTGCATCGGGCGTTGGTGATCGAGTCGGAACTGGCTACCGAGGTCTCTTGTTCCCAGTGGGGGCGGCTGCTGGCGGGCAGTTTTGCGGTCGTTGTGGGGTTGCGTCCAGGGCGATCGGCCCAGGCGGTTCGGGAGATTCTGGAGCGGGAGCTGCGCGCAGTGGCCTGTCACGGCGTCACTCCGGAGGAGTTGAATGCCGCCCATCTGCGCAAACGGGTCGCGGCGATCACCGCGCTGGAGAGGGTAGGGGGATTCGGCGGTCTAGCCGACCAACTCAATGCTGCCCAAGTCTTTCGGGGTGACCCTCTGGCCTGGTTGTCCCCGCTCGAGGCGATGGCGACGCGGACTCCGCAAGACCTGGCCGCCGCCGCCCAGCGTTGGTTGGCCGATCGTCCCCGAGTCCAACTGGATGTCACCGGCCGATCGAACCGTCGTTTCGTGACCATGCCCAACCCTGTCGCGGTGGTGTCGCCGCCGGTCTCGTCCCCACCTCGCCCGCCTCGCCCGTTAGCCTTCACGTTGAGCGACGGGGCGACGCTTTGGGTCTTCCCCCGGCGGGAAACCCCGCTGGTCACCATTCGCACCTCGTTTCGGGCTGGTGCCTCCAGTCACCCTCCTAGCCTGGGCGGGTTGGCCCGTCTTACCGCTGCGTGTTTGACCCTGGGAACCCAACGCCGCGACCCCGACACCTTCGCCGCCGCCTTCGAGTCGTTGGGCGCGACGGTCTCGGCCTGGGCCGGTTGGGATGGCACGCATTTGGGGTTTTCCGGCTTGGCCGACTACCTTGACGAGGGGTTGGACCTGCTAAGCGACCTGCTCTCGGCCCCCTCCTGGCCGCTTCGGGAGTTCTCCAGGGTCCACGCCCAAACCATGACCGCCCTCAAAGCGGCCGCTGACTCGCCCGACGCGGTGGCGCATCGCCATTGGCTGCGGTTGATTTACGAAGTCGATCATCCCTATCGAGTGCCGCTTCAAGGCGTCGAGGCGACCGTCGCCAACCTGACCCGCGACGATTTGCGGGCGTTTCACCAGTTGCGGCATCGGTCGAGTGCGGCGGTCTGGATCGTGGTGGGGCGGTTGGACCCCGAGTGGGTGCGCGACCGCCTCGACGCCTGGTTAGTCGCGCGTCCTCCTGGCGGCGAAGTGCCCACCCCGGAAGTCGGCGACGCTGTCGCGTGTCCCAAGTCCCAACTGGCCCGTACCCCGTGGAAGTCCGAGCGTCCCGGACGGCTCGTCGTGGTCGATCGCCCCGGAGCCTCGCAAGCGGTGGTCAAACTTGGGCACCCCGCTCCGCCTCGGCGTCATCCCGACATCTGGGGATTGACCGTCCTCAACCTGATCTTGGGCGGTCAGTTCGTTTCGCGGCTCAATACTCGTTTGCGCGAGGAAAAAGGCCTGACCTATTCCATCGAGTCCCACTTCGACCATCGCCGCGAAGGAGGACTCTTTGGGATCACTGCCGCGCTTCAAGCCGACCGCTTGGCCGAGGCGTTGGGGGAGATTCGCCGCGAACTGATCGACCTGACCAGCGATCGGCCCCCCACAACGCGCGAAGCCGCCGAGGCCCGCGCTGCGCTCATCGGGCAGTTACCTCAGCGGTTCGAGACCGCCGCCGGGTTGACCTCGGAATTCTCCAGCCTGTTTCTGCACGAACAGCCGCTGGACGAGTTCGACCAGCTTCACGACCACGTGGCCGATCTCACCGCCGACCGCTTGGCTGAATTGGCCCAACGTTGGATCGACCCCCAACGGCTCGCTGTGGTTGTGGTGGCCGATTTGAACGCCATTCGCAACCAACTCCGCGCCCTGGATGGGGTCGATCCCGTGGTGCTGACCCAAGACGATCCGACCTTGATTTGA